The window TAAAAAACAGGAAAGTATTAAAAAAAATATAGATATGCTTGAGATGAAATATAAAGATGAGTTTAAAGAAATATTTAAAAGCATAACCATGGATAACGGGACTGAATTTTTAGACCAAGAAGGCCTTGAAACCTCTTGTTTAAAAGAAGGAGAAAAAAGGACAACTTGTTATTATGCACATCCTTATAGTTCTTGGGAAAGAGGAAGCAATGAGAATGCTAATAAATTAATTAGACGCTTTATACCAAAAGGAGCAGATATAAGTAAATATAGTGACATACAAATAAAACAAGTAGAGAATTGGATAAATAATTATCCTAGACGGATGTTTGGCTATAAAACGGCCAATCAAATGTATACATGAATTTCATAAAAATGGTATTTTTTGGGCAATACCTCTTACAATTTATACAAATATTTGTATTTTTGTCCGCCTATTGAATTTTTATTTTTCTTATGCTAAACTCACATCTGCCGGGGTGCTTTTACAAGCTGAGAACATACCCGCAAAGGGCTGTCCGCACGGATGCCCTATTACCTGATCCGGATAATACCGGCGGAGGGAGCATATGAAAAATCATTTACGCTCTATTTTAATTTTCTCTTTTTTAATTATCGGTTGTGCCGCTCTTTTTGCAGGCGGTGCAAAAGAATCTGACGGAACAAAGGTTGTAGTTTACACAACAAAATCCTTTGCTGCCGACTACGGCCCCGGTCCGAAAATTGCCGAACTCTTTAAGGCAAAAACGGGCAAAGAAGTTGAGTACGTTATCTGCAAAGAAGGCATTTTAAACAGAGTCATACTGGAAGGTAAGGCCTCTACAGCGGATGTCCTCATCGGTATAGATAACCACCTTATCGAAAAAGCCCGCAAGGCAAAAGTTTTAAAAGCCTACAAACCTACGGCCGCAGACAAGATAGATTCAGCTGTTCTTATTGCCGATGACTGGCTTTTAACCCCCTTTGACTACGGCTATTTTGCATTTATGTTCGATACAAAAGCCAAAATCAAAAAGCCCTCATCCTTAAAAGAGCTGATCGAGCCTGCTTATGCAAAAAAGATTGTTATTTTGGATCCGAGTTCCAGCACAACAGGACTGGGCTTGGCCGCTTGGACAAGGGCTGTTTTTGGAGATAATTACCTAGACTTTTGGAAGGCCCTCAAGCCAAATATCTTTGCCATGGCTCCCAAGTGGAGTACGGGCTACGGCTATTTTACAGCCGGAGAAGCTCCCATAGCCATTTCTTACACAAGCAGCCTAGCTTCCCATGTTTTATATGATAAAACAGACCGATTTCAACCATTGATTTTTGAAGAAGGACATATTATTCAAATTGAAGGTATGGGTATTGCCGCCAATGCAGCTAATACTAAAGGAGCAAAGGAATTTATAGACTTTATGCTGACGGAAGAAGCTCAAAGCCTCCTTCCCGAAACCCAGTTTATGTATCCCGTTATCAAGGGACTTGCTCTTCCTGCTTCTTATAAGGATGTTCCCAAACCTGCAAAAGTTTTGCGTATTCCTTCAGAAGATCAAACCGAATCGGTAAATGCCGTAATCAATGTTTTACAAAAATAAACAGAAAGGCCGAGATACTCGGCCTGACCGAGTTTCTCGGCCGAGCGGCCTATTAAACGTAGGCCGCCTTGTTTTACCGCTCGGCGGCCTCATCTTTTTTCTTGTACTGCTTTCTTTTTTTCTTCCGCTGATTTTAAGCTTTGTTCCCTTATTTTCTTCACGCTTTGACTTTTCGTATATTACGGGAGTAAAAAGCTCTTTTGATTTTTCGCAGATTTTTAGGATTGCTGCCTTTACGGTTTCTCAGGCCTTTTTTTCCGCAGCTCTTGCCTGCACGGTAGGTTTTGCTGCCGCTTATTTTTGTGCAAGAAAAAACTTTCGGGGTAGAAAATTTCTAATGGCTCTGTCGAGCGTCCCCCTCTGCGTGCCTGCAATAATCGTTGCTCTTTCCTTTATAATATTTTTCGGAAATAACGGCATCCTAAATTCTTTTTTAAAGAGCTTATTAAACCAAGACGAACCGCCTGTCAATTTTGTGTTTTCGATGACAGGAGTAATTATAATCCACGGCTTTTACAACTTTCCCCTTGCAATGAAAACAATTTCTCAAGTTTGGG of the Treponema denticola ATCC 35405 genome contains:
- a CDS encoding thiamine ABC transporter substrate-binding protein encodes the protein MKNHLRSILIFSFLIIGCAALFAGGAKESDGTKVVVYTTKSFAADYGPGPKIAELFKAKTGKEVEYVICKEGILNRVILEGKASTADVLIGIDNHLIEKARKAKVLKAYKPTAADKIDSAVLIADDWLLTPFDYGYFAFMFDTKAKIKKPSSLKELIEPAYAKKIVILDPSSSTTGLGLAAWTRAVFGDNYLDFWKALKPNIFAMAPKWSTGYGYFTAGEAPIAISYTSSLASHVLYDKTDRFQPLIFEEGHIIQIEGMGIAANAANTKGAKEFIDFMLTEEAQSLLPETQFMYPVIKGLALPASYKDVPKPAKVLRIPSEDQTESVNAVINVLQK